The sequence CGTAACGAGGCTGCACTGTCCAGCGTATCGACTTCGCTTCCCAGTACCTTACGCGCCTGAGCCAGCGCCGTTCCCGGCAGGTTATGCAGCATACCTTCATGCTGCGTGCCCTGCCCCGGAAAGGTAAACAGTATTTTCATTACTCCTCCCTGCGCCACGGGTCCGTTACCAGACGCGGCCCGCGGCGGGTTTTCAGCAGCGTTTTGCCGTCGCGCAGCCACTCCGCCAGCGCGAATCCCCCTTCGGGTGTATCGACCTGCGTATCCGCCCGGCACAATGCGCGACTCAGCTGCGACTGCCATGCGGTAAACGCATCAGGGGAAATCGGCTGCGGGGCGCGGATCAACAGGTCGAGATCGCTGTCGGCATGGATAACCGGAATACCGGTCGCCAGCGCATAGCCAGTGCTGCCGGTAATGCCCCACGACCATGGCCACAGCTGCTGAGAAAGTTGTAGCGCCACCTGTACCGGTGGCTGCGTCACAAAGGGCGAGCGCAGCAGATCCGCCGTTACGCTCAGTGATTCGGGTAACACCACACGCGTTACGTGTTCTGGTTTCACCCATCCGGCCGCCCGCTGGTCGCGGCGCAGGCCGCGCACGCCAACGGGAATACGGCCAGCGTTATCAACATCACGCCGCACTACGACCGGCAAACCGGTATGCCAGGCCGCCTCCACCCAGTCGTCGGTGATGCCTTCCAGCGCGTCTCGCGCGGTAAGCCAGATGAGGTCGTGGGGGCGTAATGTTGTGGTCATGATTACATTCCTGAGGTCAGCGAGATAAACAGCGGCAGCGACAGGATACACAGTACGGAGCTTAACAGCAGCACGGCTTCCGCATCCGGAGACTGCACGCCAAAGCGGTTACCGAACACCACACCGAAGAAGCCCGCAGAAAGCGCAATCATCAGGATAGCGGTGATCGCCACGGAACCGTGCAGACCAAAGAGTAAAACGATACCCCAGGCAATCGCAGGCTGAATCAGCAGCTTGGCGATAGTTGACGTGATCACCATGGTGTTGATCTGCAGCTTACGGGCAGAGAGGATCACCCCGGTCAGGAACAGCGCTGCAGCGGTCGCGGACAGCCCCAGCGGTTTAATCGCCGCCAGCACCAGTTCCGGCATTTTGATACCGATGGCGGACAAAATGACACCCAGCAGCGGGCCCATCACGATCGGTTTTTTAATCGAACGCCACATCAGCACCGGCAGCATGGAGAGCGTCGAGCCAGAGTTATTCCCTTCGGCGCGCGCTTTTTCACGTTCCAGAATGAGCAGGCAGAACGGAGTCATCAGCACCGAACCGCAGGCGATGGAGACCGCAACAGACAGTGATGTCGATGAACCTTCACCCAGCACGCTGCCCAGAATAGGCAGGCCGAGCGCAGCATAGTTTGGCAGGGCGACGGTCAGCGTCAGCACGGCGGCATCCTGCGGCGATTTTTTAAAGACGCCGGTGGCGAGGAAGTAGATGGCCGCATAGGTTATCCACATCGCCAGGGTCAGCACCAGAATCAGCGGCGACTGGGCCACAATGCCGGTCCACGGCGTTTGCACGGTGGCGTTGAACAGCGCGGCAGGCAGTGCAAAATCCATCACGAAAATATTAAGCAGGGAAACGTTTTTGTTATCGACCATCTTTGCCTTACCGGCCCAGAATCCCAGCAGCATGATGACGAAAATCGGTGCAAGAGCATGAACAATTACGTAAGTCATAATTCACCTGTAGTAAAAAAGTTTAAGCACTGGCGCGATGATTATTATTTTCAGGATGCAGGTTCCCGCGCGGACGTAACGGTTACGTCCGCGGGGTCGTGCATCTGGCAGGTCTCTTTTTACTTACCAGCTTGCCCGCATGCGTTCGCGTACGAGGGCAGAGCTGCGGCGGTTGTCAGCACCCAGACGATTGTTCAACGTGGTGTCCTGACGAGCGTCACTGATGGCCTGTTGCAGGATGGTTTTCACCTGCGCCAGATCGTTATCGGAGGGGGCATCCGGGTTGCTGATGTCCAGCAGGTTTGAAAGCAGCCCCAGGGTGGAGTAGTTGCTGATGTCATAGGCCATCGGCGGAATGGTGGCCGCCAGTTTTTCCAGCGCGTCGACGGTTCGCAACGTAATGCGCGCCGCAGACTCTTTACCCATCGCGTGGATCAGCACCCCTTTATCGTTGAAAGCAATCAGGCGGTTAGCCTGGTAGCCATGCGCCAGAAATGCGCCGGACATCGCTTTACCGACGATAAGCCCAATCACCGGATGACCGGCCAGGCGCGCGTTGGCATACGCGGCGGCAGCCCCCGCCAGCGCCTGGTGGATACCAAACGCCTCTTCGCGACGGCCATAGGCCTGGCTTGGGACGTCAATCACCGCCACAATCGGACGCTTCACGGACTTACTGGCATCCTCGGCCACGGTTTCGCTCACCACTTTCGCCAGCGTCCAGCCCTCCAGCAGACCGACTTCCCCTTTCGCCGCGCGCGGGAAATGGTTGTGGGCATCCGGCACCACGGCAACAAAACGCACCGCTTCACCGTTCAGTTCGCCGTCTGCCGCCTGCACGGACGGGCAAAGCCCTTCCACACGTTTTACATTCGGCGCGAGCAGAGTCATCCAGAGTTCGCCACGGCTTATTGCGTTAGTCATCATTTCACCTCCCGGGCAAAAAGCGCGTTAATTTGTTCGGCATCGGCCTGTTTGCGGGTGTCGAAATTCGTCAGACGGTTCAGGTAATC comes from Enterobacter kobei and encodes:
- a CDS encoding malonate decarboxylase holo-ACP synthase, giving the protein MTTTLRPHDLIWLTARDALEGITDDWVEAAWHTGLPVVVRRDVDNAGRIPVGVRGLRRDQRAAGWVKPEHVTRVVLPESLSVTADLLRSPFVTQPPVQVALQLSQQLWPWSWGITGSTGYALATGIPVIHADSDLDLLIRAPQPISPDAFTAWQSQLSRALCRADTQVDTPEGGFALAEWLRDGKTLLKTRRGPRLVTDPWRREE
- a CDS encoding AEC family transporter; amino-acid sequence: MTYVIVHALAPIFVIMLLGFWAGKAKMVDNKNVSLLNIFVMDFALPAALFNATVQTPWTGIVAQSPLILVLTLAMWITYAAIYFLATGVFKKSPQDAAVLTLTVALPNYAALGLPILGSVLGEGSSTSLSVAVSIACGSVLMTPFCLLILEREKARAEGNNSGSTLSMLPVLMWRSIKKPIVMGPLLGVILSAIGIKMPELVLAAIKPLGLSATAAALFLTGVILSARKLQINTMVITSTIAKLLIQPAIAWGIVLLFGLHGSVAITAILMIALSAGFFGVVFGNRFGVQSPDAEAVLLLSSVLCILSLPLFISLTSGM
- the mdcE gene encoding biotin-independent malonate decarboxylase subunit gamma, translating into MTNAISRGELWMTLLAPNVKRVEGLCPSVQAADGELNGEAVRFVAVVPDAHNHFPRAAKGEVGLLEGWTLAKVVSETVAEDASKSVKRPIVAVIDVPSQAYGRREEAFGIHQALAGAAAAYANARLAGHPVIGLIVGKAMSGAFLAHGYQANRLIAFNDKGVLIHAMGKESAARITLRTVDALEKLAATIPPMAYDISNYSTLGLLSNLLDISNPDAPSDNDLAQVKTILQQAISDARQDTTLNNRLGADNRRSSALVRERMRASW